One part of the Rutidosis leptorrhynchoides isolate AG116_Rl617_1_P2 chromosome 1, CSIRO_AGI_Rlap_v1, whole genome shotgun sequence genome encodes these proteins:
- the LOC139855942 gene encoding uncharacterized protein, with the protein MVQPFFVTNKLIDYIDGTIPCPPKNVPSSVKSPEKDEETQSQPQNPNFINWVSNDAHIRMILISTISEASFQHVQGLRSHDLRLSLERAYAPHTSSREYTLKTQLLRLQMKPDETTAEYLTRTQEYDVALANIGEKMKEKDLVMLVISGLREEYNGLKSSLLGREKPPTFLDLHGLLSYHDYMIKKFVPDIPLAQAFTTNTQSRKSTAL; encoded by the coding sequence ATGGTTCAACCGTTCTTCGTCACCAACAAATTGATTGACTATATTGATGGCACAATCCCTTGTCCACCTAAAAATGTCCCATCCTCGGTCAAATCACCAGAAAAAGATGAAGAAACACAGTCTCAACCACAAAACCCCAATTTCATTAATTGGGTCTCTAATGATGCTCATATACGAATGATCCTCATTTCTACCATATCCGAAGCATCATTTCAACATGTTCAAGGACTAAGGTCTCATGATCTACGGTTGTCCCTTGAGCGTGCCTACGCTCCCCACACTTCCTCTCGGGAATACACTTTGAAAACCCAGCTTCTCAGACTACAGATGAAGCCAGATGAAACAACCGCTGAATACCTAACTAGGACTCAAGAATACGATGTTGCGCTCGCTAACATAGGcgaaaaaatgaaagaaaaagatcTGGTGATGCTAGTTATATCAGGACTACGAGAGGAATATAACGGTTTAAAATCAAGCCTTCTGGGCCGCGAAAAGCCCCCTACCTTTTTAGACCTTCATGGCCTACTATCATACCACGACTACATGATCAAGAAATTTGTACCCGACATTCCTTTAGCTCAAGCATTCACGACTAACACACAAAGTCGCAAATCAACagctctgtga